ACCGTCGACGCGCTGTACGTCGTCGACATCGACGCGGTGGAGGTGGGCCTCGGCACCGAGCAGATCGACCGGCTCCGCGCGGGCAGGTTCCACGAGATGGACGAGTTGCGGGAGCGCGCGGAGGCCGCGACCGGCTACGTCGCCGACGCGGGCGCGGAGCGCGGCGTCGAGGTCGTCGAACACGTCCGGGCGGGCGTTCCCCACCGGGTCATCGCGGACTACGTCGAGGACCACGACGTCGACCTCGTCGTGATGGGCAGCCACGGACGCTCCGGCGTCAGGCGCGCGCTCCTCGGGAGCGTGACCGAGCGCGTCCTCCGATCGACCAAGCGGCCCGTCCTGGTCGTCGACGCGCGCGCGGACGGCGACTGACCGTGGGGGGTCGACCGCGCCCGTGAGCCTCCCCGACCGACTCCGCGAGCACGTCGACGAACACCGGTCGGGGATGGTCGCCGACCTGGCGTTCGCCGTCGTCTGGGTGACGGGCGTCAGCCTGCTGTTCGAGGTCGTCGACGGCCCGCGGTGGGCGTACTACCTGTTCATGCTCGCCGGCGTGGCCGCGTACTTCGCCTTCTTCTGGTCGCTGAAGGCGGCCAGCGAGCAATAGCGGGATCAGCGGGATCAGGCGCTCGACCGCGGACGACCGCTCCTAGACGCTCCTCGTGGCGCTCAGGCGTACGCCTCACAGTCGAGGACCGTTCTGCGGGCGACGGCGATGACGGCGACGGCGAACGCCACCCCCGCGACCGATTGCAACCAGGTGTGCGCTCCCAGCAGCGGGCGGTTCACGACCATCACGGCCGGCACGACGAGGAGCGGTCCGAACCGGCGATCGACGAGGAGCAGGAACAGGGTCGGCACGGTCGTGAACGTCACGTGCCCGGAGAGGTCCCAGAACGGCGCGATCGCCGCGTACGGGAGCAGGGCGAGCAGCAGGAGCGCGGCCGCGTCGGGGACGATCCGCCCCCACCCGTTGGCGGTCCAGAGCGCCCACAGCAGTCCGGCACCCGCGGCCACCCCGAGCGCGGTCGCGAGATCCAGCCGCCAGCTCGGATCGACGAGCGCGGTGGAGATCCCCGTCGGCGTCACCAGCAGGTAGGCGGCGGCGGGCGTCACCGCCGCCGCGAGC
The Halomarina pelagica DNA segment above includes these coding regions:
- a CDS encoding phosphoesterase — encoded protein: MSSLLDPGISEPLFAFMRLYERVFHPLPYVAAVGLVAIVVEWRREDDGWRGLGYRFGAYATALAAAVTPAAAYLLVTPTGISTALVDPSWRLDLATALGVAAGAGLLWALWTANGWGRIVPDAAALLLLALLPYAAIAPFWDLSGHVTFTTVPTLFLLLVDRRFGPLLVVPAVMVVNRPLLGAHTWLQSVAGVAFAVAVIAVARRTVLDCEAYA
- a CDS encoding universal stress protein; this translates as MYDRILVPTDGSDVAETAVGHALDLAERYGATVDALYVVDIDAVEVGLGTEQIDRLRAGRFHEMDELRERAEAATGYVADAGAERGVEVVEHVRAGVPHRVIADYVEDHDVDLVVMGSHGRSGVRRALLGSVTERVLRSTKRPVLVVDARADGD